One window from the genome of Nicotiana sylvestris chromosome 9, ASM39365v2, whole genome shotgun sequence encodes:
- the LOC138878364 gene encoding uncharacterized protein, producing MFFDGVANFKGVGIAVVLVSKTGQHYPVSVKLRFSCTNNMAEYEACILGLNIAINMNIQELLVIGDSDLLMHRVQREWATNNTKILSYLHHVQELRKRFTKIEFQHAPRIKNEFANALATLSSMIQHLDKNFIDPIPVRIHSHLMYCSCPC from the coding sequence atgttctttgatggagttgcaaatttcaaaggagtgggcattgcaGTCGTCTTGGTATCAAAAACTGGccaacattatccggtgtctgttAAACTTAGATTTTCctgcactaacaacatggcagagtatgaagcatgcatactaggactcaacattgCAATCAACATGAATATTCAAgagctgctggtaatcggtgattcagatttgcttatgCACCGGGTACAAAGAGAGTGGGCCACCAATAATACCAAGATATTATCGTACCTgcaccatgtacaggaattgagaaagaggttcacgaagatagagtttcAGCATGCTCCCAGAATTAAGAATGAGTTTGCCAATGCATTGGCCACcctgtcatccatgatacagcatctCGACAAGAACTTCAtcgatcccatcccagtaagGATCCATAGTCATCTGATGTATTGTTCGTGCCCATGTTGA